The following DNA comes from Kitasatospora sp. NBC_01287.
TCGGCGGCCGGCCCGGGAGCAGGATCAACGGCCGACCCGACTCCCGCACCCGCACCCAGGCCCGCACCCGAACCCGGGCCGATCGGGACGGCCGCGGCGAGCAGTGCGAGCGCGGTGGAGGCGGTGCCGTAGGAGAGGTCGGCACCGATCCGCGGCCGCCGGGGCCCGAGGCCCGCGGCGGCGCCGGGCGCACTGCGCACCCGGGAGCGGACCGCCTCCAGCAGCGTGCGGGTCAACTCCCGTACGGCGGGCGCCTCGCCGCCGTGGCGGCTCCGGACGCCGCCGGGTGCGCCCTCGTCGTCGTACTCGGTCAGGTGCGGGCGCCCACCGCGGATCGCCAGGGTGTGGCCGGGCGGCACGCGGCGCACCCCGACGTACGGGGTGCCGGTGCCGAGCGCCTCGGGGGACTCGGGGCAGGCGAGGGCGGCGGCCAGGTGGCCGGTGTCGACCGGCGCGCCGATCAGGTCGGCCAGCGGCAGGGCGGCGGTGGCGTAGGCGGTGCCGCCGCACCAGGGGGTGTGGAAGACGGGCTGCAGGCCGGCCAGGTCGGTGAGCAGCAAGGTGCTTCGGGTGCCGATCCGCAGCACCACGGCGTAGCTGCCGGGCCAGCCGGTCAGCTGACGCACGGCGCCACCCCGGGCGGCCGCCAGCCCGGCGGCCAGCTCCTGGTCGGTGGCGCCGCAGTGGCCGAGCACCAGCAGGCGGGAGACGGACTCGGTGTCCTGGCTCAGGTCGGCCGGCCGCGGGCCGGTGCTGACGGCGGGGTGGCCGGTGCCGGGCAGTTGGACGGCCTGACGGATCTCCTCGGGGCGCCAGTCACCCACCGCCCAGAGCGGGTCGGGGCCGGTCCACAACGCGGTCGCGGCCAGCGGCCGGACGGCTGCCAGAGCGGCGAGCGCGTCCTGCGCGGTGGCGGTGGTCGGCCCTGCACCGGTCGGCCCCGCACCGGTCGGCCCGGCCGTCGCGGCCCTGAACGCGGCCGGAGGGCGGGCCGGGATCAGCAGCTTGGCCGCGCTTCCGCTCCAGCCCGCCAGCCACCGCATCGCGCCTCCACCGGGTGTGGACGTCCCTGCGCCCGCGTGCGCGACGGGCCTGGCGGGCCGGCCGCGGACGGGCAAGGGACATGCTGCCACCGCGGAGGCGTCCGGGGGGTGTGGCGGAGGTCGGGTGATTCTGGGGAGGTACGGGTGAATTCGGGCATCCGGGGCGCCGTTGGGTGCCGCGCGGGCCGGGCCTCCCCCTCCGTGGCCCGGGCCGCGCGGCGCGGGCGGCGGGGCCGGGGTGCACGCGGCGCCGGCCGCCCGGGTTCTGGTGCCCGGTCGACCGTGGGACGGAACGGCGTCCCACGGTCGACCGGGCGGCTTCTGGCGGGCTGTCGGTAGCTGACGGACTGTCGGTAGTCGACGGTTGGTGAACAGCTGCTGATGGCTCACCGGTTCAAGCCTGGCGGAGACTGAGCGCAACTGAGCGCAACCGATCAGACCCAACCGGACCCGCCCGGACCCGACCGGTTTCAGCCGCCCCCGCGCCCAGGCCGGACCCGGCACAACCGGCCCCGGCCCCGGCCCGCCCCCGCCCCGGGCGCCGCGCGTCCGATCCGCGGCGCCCGGCCGAGGCGGGCGGTCCCGGTGGCGGCCGATCGGTGCACCCGGCCCCGGGCGCACCGATGACCCGCAGCGCGCCGGTCGGCCGGGCCCCGTCGGCCGCCCTCGTCCCGCGCTGCTCACCCGACCGAACCGTCCCGGCGGGCCCACCTCGCTCGTGCTGCTCACCGCCCCCGTCCGGCCCGCCCCGGGCCGCTCCCCGTCGAGTGTCCGGTGACGGCATGGCCATGCCCATATGGCCAAAAAGTGGCGCAAGCCCGGGAGGGCATCCGCATGCCCTCCCGGACCTCGGCCACCACCCGCGGGGAACTGAGGCAGCGGCATCCCCCGGCCCGCCGGGTCCTCGACGGCGGGCCGACCCACAGCCCCTAGCGAACTGCCGAGCAGCGACCCCGGCCAGGGGGCACAGGTGGGCGCACGTCAACACGGGACCGGAGCACGCCCCTCCTCCTTGGCCCGCCCCGCCGCCGGCCCGCCCCGCGGGTGCCGCCGCGGCACCGCGCACCGGGGCGGCACACCACCCCCGGAGCACCCCGGCGCCCACGGTTCACCGCCCGATGCCCCTATGCGATCCCGCCATCCGGAATGCTTCCCCTTAACCCTGGGAACCCGGCCGACTACGCTAGGTACCACCGCACCGGGCCGGCCCGCCCGCAGCGCCGCACGACCGGCGACCACCGGTCGTCGAACGCCGAATGGCAGACACCGAACGGCAAACACCGAACAAGGGGGTGCCGTCGCATGAGCATCAGTCCGCGGGGACCGAACGAGCGCCTCGGCGTCCTGCTGACGCAGGCTCAGATCAGCAACGCGGGGCTGGCCCGCCGGGTCAACGACCTGGGCGCCCAGCGCGGGCTGACGCTGCGGTACGACAAGACCTCGGTGGCCCGTTGGGTGAGCAAGGGCATGGTGCCGCAGGGGCCGGTGCCACACCTGATCGCCACCGCGATCGGCGGCAAGCTGGGCCGCCCGGTGCCGCTGGAGGAGATCGGGCTCGGCGACACCGACCCGACCCCCGAACTGGGCCTGGCCTTCCCGCGCGAGGTGGCCGAGGCGGTGCGCTCCGCCACCGACCTGTGGCGGGTCGACCTGGAGTTGCGGCGCGGCCCCGGCGGCGGACGTTGGAGCGACGGGCTGGCCGGGACCTTCTCGGTCGCGGCCTACTCGACGCCGGTGGCCCGCTGGCTGATCAACCCGGTGGACAGCTCGGTGGCGCGCGGCGCGAGCGAGCCGCCCACCAGCGCGACCACCCGCGGCTCCGCGACCGGCTCCAGCGCCGCGACCGGCACCGGCGGCAGCGGCACCGGCACCGGCACCGGCACCGACCTCCCCACCGTGCCCACCCCCCGCTCCAGCGGCTACCGGGTCGGCCAGTCCGACGCCGCCAAGCTGCGCGAGGCCGCCCAGGAGGCGCGCCGCTGGGACTCCAAGTACGGCGGCGGCGACTGGCGTTCCTCCATGGTGCCGGAGTGCCTGCGGGTCGAGGCCGCCCCGCTGCTGCTCGCCTCCTACAGCGACGCGGTCGGCCGGGCGCTGTTCGGCGCGACCGCCGAGCTGACCAGGCTGGCCGGCTGGATGGCCTTCGACACCGGCCAGCACGAGGCCGCCCAGCGCTACTACATCCAGGCACTGCGGCTGGCCAGGGCCGCCGCCGACGTACCGCTCGGCGGCTACGTGCTGGCCTCGATGAGCCTGCAGGCCTGCTACCGCGGCTTCGCCGAGGAGGCCGTCGACCTCGCCCAGGCCGCGCTGGAGCGCAACCGGGGCCTGGCCACCTCCCGCACCATGAGCTTCTTCCACCTGGTCGAGGCCCGCGCCCAGGCCAGGGCCGGCAACGCGGCGGCCTCCTCCACCGCGCTCGCGGCGGCCGAGAGCGCGCTTGAGCGCTCGCGCCCCGGCGACCCCGATCCGGCCTGGATCGACTTCTACGCCTACGACCGGCTGGCCGCCGACGCCGCCGAGTGCTTCCGCGACCTCGGCGTCCCCGCCAAGGTCCGCCAGTTCACCCGCGAGGCACTGGCCCGCCCGACCGAGGGCTTCGTGCGCTCGCACGGCCTGCGCCTGGTGGTCTCCGCGATGGCCGAGGCGGAGGCGGGCAACCTGGACGCCGCGGTCGAGGCCGGCGAGCGCGCGGTCGAGGTGGCCGGGCGGATCTCCTCGCAGCGCAGCCGGGAGTACGTGCTGGAGATGCTGCGGCACCTGGAGCCCTTCCAAGCCGAGCGCCGGGTACGGGAGTTGACGGAGCGCGCCCGGGTGGTGCTGGCGGCACCCGCGTAGCGCGGCGGCGCTAATTGGGGTGCGGGCGCCCGCCCGCCCTCGTTAGGGTCGGTCCTGTCCAGGTGCGCAGGCAGGGGTTACTTCCACTCTTAATGGGCAGGTCCCGGGTTCGAGTCCCGGTCGCCGGATCCGTCCGGCGGTAGCTCAGTTGGCAGAGCAGCTTCGTCACCTCCGCCGCTTCGGTCCTCTGGACACCCACACAACTGAACGAGCAACACCGCACCTCCCGGTGCGTCGGAGCCCGGCCGCTTCCTGACAGAGCCCGCCGTGCCCCGGTCCAGAACTCGGGAGGCATCGCGCCGGAGCGCCCGGTGCGCAGGCGGGGGTTACTTCTGGTTTCGGCGGTTCCGGGTTCGAGTCCCGGGCGGCGGCACTGCGTGCCGCCGCTAGCTCAATCGGAGAGAGCACCGAACTGTCACCTCCACCGACGTCGGCCCGACCGGGCCGGCACTGATCTCGGGCGCTCCGCTTCGCCATGCCCCCGCGCCGCAGTCACCTCATCAACCTTTCCCGCTTTCCCGCAGGGGGACTCCGTCATGGCCCGCTTCAACCTCAAGCACCGGCAGGCCCCGCCGCCGCCCCGCTCCGCCGTGCGCACCACCGGCGAGCAGCGGGCGAACCACCAGGGCGGCACCGGGTTCGTGCGCGAGCCGAAGTCGGAGCTCTTCCTGCTCGCGGTCAGCAACCTGGTCAGCCAGGAGTCGTTCTACGAGTCCGGGGGCAGCCGGGACGACCGCTTCACCGCGCTGGTGCGCGAGTTGGCGGTCACCGACCCGCAGTGGACGCTCGGCCTGCTGCGCTGGCTGCGCGGCGAGGCGAACATGCGCACCGCCTCGCTGGTCGGCGCCGCCGAGTTCACCCGGGCCCGGCTCGACGCCAAGGCCGCGGGCTTCTCCCGGCAGGCCGTCGAGACGGTGCTGCGCCGCCCGGACGAGCCCGGCGAACTGCTCGCCTACTGGACCGCGCGCTACGGCCGCCGCCTGCCCCAGCCGCTCAAGCGCGGCGTCGCGGATGCCGTGCGCCGCCTCTACACCGGCCCCGCGCTGCTCAAGTACGACACCGCGGGCCGGGGCTACCGCTTCGCCGACGTGCTGGAGCTGACCCACCCGAGCCCGGACCCGCGGCGGCCCGGCCAGGGCGAGCTGTTCAAGTACGCGCTGGACCGCCGCCACCACCCGGCCGAGGCCCTCCCGCCGGCCGGCGACGCGCTGCTGTGCGCCAACCGCGAACTGCTCGCGCTGCCGGTCGAGCAGCGCCGGGCCCAGCTCACCGCGCCCGACGCCGCCGAGCGGCTGTCGGCGGCCGGGCTGACCTGGGAGGCACTGGCCGGCTGGCTGCAGGGACCGCTGGACGCCACCGCCTGGGAGGCGGTCATCCCCTCCATGGGGGCGATGGCGCTCACCCGCAACCTGCGCAACTTCGACCAGGCCGGGGTGAGCGACGCGGTCGCCGAGCGGGTCGCCGCCAAGCTGAGCGACCCGGGCGAGGTGCGCCGCTCCCGCCAGTTCCCGTTCCGCTACCTGGCCGCCTACCGGCACGCGCCCTCGCTGCGCTGGTCCTACCCACTGGAGCAGGCCCTGGCCCACTCGCTGCGCAACGTGCCGGCCCTGCCCGGGCGCACCCTGATCCTGGTGGACCGCTCCGGCTCGATGTTCGACCGGCCGAGCGAGCGCAGCGGGCTCAACCGGGCCGACTCGGCGGCGATCTTCGGCACCGCGCTGAAGGTGCGCGCCGGCGACGCCGACCTGGTCGAGTTCGGCACCGGCAGCAACGTGCTCGCGGTGCGCCGGGGAGAGTCGGTGCTGGCCGTGCTCAAGCGCTTCGGCGACCTGGGCGGCACCAACACCGCCGAGGCCGTCCGCAAGCACTACCGGGGCCACGACCGGGTGGTGATCGTGACCGACGAGCAGACCGCCGGCGGCCACCGGGGCAGCGACCCGCTGGCGGCCGTACCGGAGCAGGTGCCCGTCTACACCTGGAACCTGGCCGGCTACCGCACCGGCCACGGACCGTCCGGCGGCGCCAACCGGCACACCTTCGGCGGTCTCAGCGACGCCGCCTTCCGGTTGATCCCGCTGCTGGAGCGCGGCACCGCGGCCGGCTGGCCCTGGGAGACCGGCGCCTGACCGGGCACCCGGGCCGCCCGCCCCGCCCCGGCACCGCTCGGGGCCGCTCAAGGCCGCTCGGGGCCGCTCGGGGCCCGCTCCAGGCACCGGCCCGGGCACTGCTGACGCCTGGCGCCTCCCCGTGGCACCATCGGCCACGGGGGCGCGTCGGCGTGAGGAGAGCGGCGGATGGCGTACGACCACGAGGTGCTGGTGGTGGGCGGCGGCATCGTCGGGCTGGCCACCGCGCTCGCGCTGACCCGGGCCCGGCCCGGGCTGCAAGTCGGGGTGCTGGAGAAGGAGCGGGCGCCGGCCACCCACCAGACCGGGCACAACAGCGGCGTGATCCACAGCGGCGTGTACTACCGCCCGGGCTCGCTCAAGGCCCGGTACGCCACCGAGGGCGCGGCGGCGATGGTGCGCTTCTGCCGCGAGCAGCAACTCCCTCACGAGGTGCCCGGCAAGCTGATCGTCGCCACCGCCGCCGCGGAGCTGCCCCGGCTGGCCGCCCTGGCCGAACGCGGTCGGCTGAGCGGCATCCCGGTGACCCGGCTGACGGCGGCTCAGCTGCGCGAACACGAACCGGCGGTGGCCGGACTGGCCGGACTGCGGGTGGCCACCACCGGGATCTGCGACTACACCGCCGTGGCCGCCCGCTACGCCGCGCTCGCCGCCGAGCGCGGTGCCGAGCTGCGCTGCGGGGCCGAGGTCCGCGCCGTCGACCGGCGCCCGGACGGCGTCACCGTGCGCACCGCGGACGGCACCGAGCTGCGCTGCGCGGTCCTGGTCAACTGCGCGGGCCTGCACAGCGACCGCCTGGCCCGGCTGGCCGGCGACGACCCGGGCCTGCGGATCATCCCGTTCCGCGGCGAGTACTACGAACTGGCCGCGGACCGGCGGGACCTGGTGCGCGGCCTGGTGTACCCGGTGCCCGACCCGGCCTTCCCGTTCCTCGGGGTGCACCTGACCCGGGGCATCGGCGGCGACGTCCACGTGGGCCCGAACGCCGTCCTCG
Coding sequences within:
- a CDS encoding MFS transporter — translated: MSISPRGPNERLGVLLTQAQISNAGLARRVNDLGAQRGLTLRYDKTSVARWVSKGMVPQGPVPHLIATAIGGKLGRPVPLEEIGLGDTDPTPELGLAFPREVAEAVRSATDLWRVDLELRRGPGGGRWSDGLAGTFSVAAYSTPVARWLINPVDSSVARGASEPPTSATTRGSATGSSAATGTGGSGTGTGTGTDLPTVPTPRSSGYRVGQSDAAKLREAAQEARRWDSKYGGGDWRSSMVPECLRVEAAPLLLASYSDAVGRALFGATAELTRLAGWMAFDTGQHEAAQRYYIQALRLARAAADVPLGGYVLASMSLQACYRGFAEEAVDLAQAALERNRGLATSRTMSFFHLVEARAQARAGNAAASSTALAAAESALERSRPGDPDPAWIDFYAYDRLAADAAECFRDLGVPAKVRQFTREALARPTEGFVRSHGLRLVVSAMAEAEAGNLDAAVEAGERAVEVAGRISSQRSREYVLEMLRHLEPFQAERRVRELTERARVVLAAPA
- a CDS encoding TROVE domain-containing protein → MARFNLKHRQAPPPPRSAVRTTGEQRANHQGGTGFVREPKSELFLLAVSNLVSQESFYESGGSRDDRFTALVRELAVTDPQWTLGLLRWLRGEANMRTASLVGAAEFTRARLDAKAAGFSRQAVETVLRRPDEPGELLAYWTARYGRRLPQPLKRGVADAVRRLYTGPALLKYDTAGRGYRFADVLELTHPSPDPRRPGQGELFKYALDRRHHPAEALPPAGDALLCANRELLALPVEQRRAQLTAPDAAERLSAAGLTWEALAGWLQGPLDATAWEAVIPSMGAMALTRNLRNFDQAGVSDAVAERVAAKLSDPGEVRRSRQFPFRYLAAYRHAPSLRWSYPLEQALAHSLRNVPALPGRTLILVDRSGSMFDRPSERSGLNRADSAAIFGTALKVRAGDADLVEFGTGSNVLAVRRGESVLAVLKRFGDLGGTNTAEAVRKHYRGHDRVVIVTDEQTAGGHRGSDPLAAVPEQVPVYTWNLAGYRTGHGPSGGANRHTFGGLSDAAFRLIPLLERGTAAGWPWETGA
- the lhgO gene encoding L-2-hydroxyglutarate oxidase yields the protein MAYDHEVLVVGGGIVGLATALALTRARPGLQVGVLEKERAPATHQTGHNSGVIHSGVYYRPGSLKARYATEGAAAMVRFCREQQLPHEVPGKLIVATAAAELPRLAALAERGRLSGIPVTRLTAAQLREHEPAVAGLAGLRVATTGICDYTAVAARYAALAAERGAELRCGAEVRAVDRRPDGVTVRTADGTELRCAVLVNCAGLHSDRLARLAGDDPGLRIIPFRGEYYELAADRRDLVRGLVYPVPDPAFPFLGVHLTRGIGGDVHVGPNAVLATAREGYHRRTVRPAELAAVLAFSGTRRLARRHWRYGLGELHRSLSKRAFTAAVQRLLPAVTAADLVPAPAGVRAQAVARDGTLLDDFAFAGFDPDRPGASRRLVHVLNAPSPAATASLPIGREVARRALAALAAEA